In one window of Skermanella rosea DNA:
- a CDS encoding tetratricopeptide repeat protein produces MTDIFREVDEELRRDRLEKLWKRYGVLIVVAVVAAVAGTAGFMAWRNWQQSQAETQTQQLADALRLAGAPDGQGGTAGGNPEAAADALAAFAGQTGAGPGTLARFYEAGLRAREGNGEAAVSIYDQLAQSSDVAQVYRDLATVLSVMHQVQSGDPGQLRARLQPLTAETSPWRHSARELTALLAIRAGDRDAAAKLFTQLQGDASAPSGVRNRATELAALYAVEPQ; encoded by the coding sequence ATGACCGATATCTTCCGCGAAGTTGACGAAGAGCTTCGCCGCGATCGATTGGAAAAGCTCTGGAAGCGATACGGCGTGCTGATCGTGGTCGCCGTGGTCGCCGCCGTCGCCGGTACCGCGGGCTTCATGGCATGGCGCAACTGGCAGCAGTCGCAGGCCGAGACCCAGACCCAGCAGCTTGCCGACGCGCTCCGCCTGGCCGGCGCACCGGACGGGCAGGGCGGCACCGCGGGCGGAAATCCCGAGGCCGCGGCCGATGCGCTCGCCGCCTTCGCGGGGCAGACGGGTGCCGGACCGGGAACGCTGGCCCGCTTCTACGAGGCCGGGCTGCGCGCCCGCGAAGGCAACGGCGAGGCCGCTGTCTCCATCTACGACCAGCTCGCCCAGTCCTCGGACGTGGCGCAGGTCTACCGCGATCTCGCGACGGTGCTGTCGGTGATGCATCAGGTCCAGTCCGGCGACCCGGGCCAGCTTCGCGCGCGGCTCCAGCCGCTGACCGCGGAGACCAGCCCGTGGCGCCATTCGGCCCGTGAGTTGACCGCCCTGCTGGCGATTCGCGCCGGCGACCGCGACGCGGCCGCCAAGCTGTTCACCCAGCTCCAGGGCGATGCTTCCGCCCCCTCCGGTGTCCGCAACCGCGCCACCGAACTCGCCGCCCTCTACGCTGTCGAGCCGCAATGA
- a CDS encoding outer membrane protein assembly factor BamB family protein: protein MTQSCAQSPSRPAGRSVTRSLSARLLAAGMVTLSLAGCGSGSWFGDSEPPPLPGERISVLRLERQLEPDPRLADLRVELPAPTANADWPQAGGNPDHAMGHLALAAQPRQAWTADIGSGSSSNTRLLAQPVVAGGRVYTLNTDYELTAFDTATGRQVWQVSVERENESGGALGGGAAFADNRLFVTTGYGELLSVDPATGTIGWRTRVPGPVRSAPSIANGRVFVITVDNQLIAYSANDGATLWTHTGILETAGLLGAASPAVDGTIVAAPYSSGELFALRAENGRVAWSDNLAAVRRVGALSNLADIRGMPVIDRGLVVAVSHSGRMVGIDERTGGRAWEQEIGGVDTPWVAGDFIFVLTNDNEVIALTRQSGRVRWVAPLARYEDPDDRSGPIIWTGPVLAGGRLWLANSVGELVALSPEDGREQQRFDLPDGAFISPVVAGGTLYVLTNDGTLVAYR, encoded by the coding sequence ATGACCCAAAGCTGCGCCCAATCGCCTTCCCGGCCCGCTGGCCGGTCCGTCACCCGCTCGCTGAGCGCCAGGCTGCTGGCCGCCGGCATGGTGACCCTGTCCCTGGCCGGCTGCGGCTCGGGAAGCTGGTTCGGCGACAGCGAGCCGCCGCCGCTTCCCGGCGAACGGATTTCCGTGCTTCGGCTGGAACGGCAGCTGGAGCCCGATCCGCGGCTGGCCGACCTCCGGGTCGAACTGCCGGCGCCGACCGCGAACGCGGATTGGCCCCAGGCCGGCGGCAATCCCGACCATGCCATGGGTCATCTGGCCCTGGCGGCGCAGCCCCGCCAAGCCTGGACCGCCGACATCGGCTCCGGTTCGTCCAGCAACACGCGCCTGCTTGCCCAGCCGGTGGTGGCCGGCGGCCGGGTCTATACGCTCAACACCGATTACGAACTGACCGCCTTCGACACCGCCACCGGCCGCCAGGTCTGGCAGGTCAGCGTCGAGCGCGAGAACGAGTCCGGCGGCGCGCTGGGCGGCGGGGCTGCCTTCGCCGACAACAGGCTGTTCGTGACCACCGGCTATGGCGAGCTGCTGTCGGTCGATCCGGCCACCGGCACCATCGGCTGGCGGACCCGGGTTCCCGGTCCGGTCCGGTCCGCGCCCTCGATCGCCAACGGCCGGGTCTTCGTCATCACGGTCGACAACCAGCTGATCGCCTACTCGGCCAACGACGGCGCCACCCTGTGGACCCACACCGGCATCCTGGAGACCGCGGGACTGCTGGGCGCCGCCAGCCCGGCGGTGGACGGGACGATCGTCGCGGCACCCTATTCCTCCGGTGAGCTGTTCGCGCTGCGGGCCGAGAACGGGCGGGTCGCCTGGTCGGACAACTTGGCGGCCGTGCGCCGGGTCGGAGCCCTGTCGAACCTCGCCGACATCCGCGGCATGCCGGTGATCGACCGGGGCCTTGTCGTGGCGGTCAGCCACAGCGGCCGCATGGTCGGCATCGACGAGCGGACCGGGGGGCGCGCCTGGGAGCAGGAGATCGGCGGCGTCGATACCCCGTGGGTCGCCGGCGACTTCATCTTCGTGCTGACCAACGACAACGAGGTCATCGCACTCACCCGCCAGTCCGGCCGGGTCCGCTGGGTGGCCCCGCTGGCACGCTACGAGGACCCCGACGACCGCAGCGGCCCGATCATCTGGACCGGCCCGGTGCTCGCCGGGGGACGCCTGTGGCTGGCCAATTCCGTCGGCGAGCTGGTGGCTCTGTCCCCCGAGGACGGACGGGAGCAGCAGCGCTTCGACCTGCCCGACGGCGCCTTCATCTCTCCGGTCGTGGCCGGCGGCACGCTCTACGTCCTGACCAACGACGGTACCCTCGTCGCCTATCGCTGA
- a CDS encoding thioredoxin family protein produces the protein MDFSLPATDGRRYGLADIRGSNGTLVMFICNHCPYVKAVIDRIVRDCRDLEAHGVRAVAIMSNDTERYPDDGFDNMKRFAERHTLPFPYLIDESQQVAKAYDAVCTPDFFGFNADLELQYRGRLDASRVQPVPNARRELFDAMVRIAETGQGPAEQIPSMGCSIKWR, from the coding sequence GTGGATTTCAGCCTGCCGGCCACCGACGGCAGACGCTACGGTCTGGCCGACATACGGGGGTCCAACGGGACGCTCGTCATGTTCATCTGCAATCACTGCCCCTACGTGAAGGCGGTGATCGACCGCATCGTCCGTGACTGCCGCGACCTGGAGGCACACGGGGTCCGGGCCGTCGCCATCATGTCGAACGACACCGAACGGTATCCCGACGACGGCTTCGACAACATGAAGCGATTCGCGGAACGGCACACCCTGCCGTTTCCCTATCTGATCGACGAGAGCCAGCAGGTCGCCAAGGCCTATGATGCCGTCTGCACGCCCGATTTCTTCGGCTTCAACGCCGATCTGGAACTGCAGTACCGCGGCAGGCTGGACGCCTCCAGGGTCCAGCCGGTGCCCAATGCCCGGCGCGAGCTGTTCGACGCCATGGTGCGCATCGCCGAGACGGGGCAGGGGCCGGCAGAACAGATCCCCAGCATGGGCTGCTCGATCAAATGGCGCTAG
- a CDS encoding sensor histidine kinase, whose protein sequence is MPKPDGFSLRRRLLVRLFAALAVLAAGLFAFVNAYAQRAADSAYDQLLLAAALSIGDTVRVENGRIAVDLPYSSLGILAMARRDRIFYRITAPDGGLVTGYGDLPIAAGGEREALSSFRNASYKDAPVRVAVLDRLISHPQLSGWVRIAVAQTREERDGLAKDILANAFLPIALAVLVGAGLIWFGVRQALAPLAYLEQVIRARQPHDLSQIAIPPPAEVSQLVHAINILLARLRGNLDTMQTFLADAAHQIRTPLASLRLQAELAADEPDPDMVRRSVLRIHRNAVEASQLTSQLLSHAMVIHRREALEPESVDLAALLAHVVQRADAVSEQAEVSLAVGRGAAEARVPGDPISLVEAFTNLVDNAVKYGGEGGPVEVRIVLRPDGGVRAEVADRGPGIPDAEKQQVLQRFGRGSTGTGKVGSGLGLAIAKAVADAHDAELGLFDRTGGGLVVRLDFPCRPPLERPRGSAVPAALLAAVLVCWTASDARAVETAYPAPGESRETLRIDAATDTGAMEPLILDFQAVDPGVTIAYSELTTRELYDRTVAGASRADLVISSAADLQVKLINDGYAQPYVSSETLALPDWANWRDEAFGFTYEPAVIVYNRDLVPESEVPRSRDELIRLIRENRGRYAGRVATYDLATSGIGYFFASQDSVLFSQFWQLVATLGSARARLACCTGDILAMIRRGEVLIGYNVLGSYARAQAEAGAPIGIVLPEDYTLILSRVAIIPKTAERGDLAGRFIDYLLSERGQRVIAGRSALYALSPRIEGEATSAGVRRSTAGPVIPITLSPALLVFLDTLKREHFLRQWHLAFQAP, encoded by the coding sequence GTGCCGAAGCCTGACGGATTCTCGCTCAGGCGGCGCCTGCTGGTCCGACTGTTCGCGGCGCTGGCCGTCCTGGCGGCAGGGCTGTTCGCCTTCGTCAACGCTTATGCGCAGCGGGCGGCGGACAGTGCGTACGACCAGCTTCTGCTGGCGGCCGCCCTGTCGATCGGCGACACGGTCAGGGTCGAGAACGGCCGGATCGCCGTGGACCTGCCGTACTCCTCCCTCGGCATCCTCGCCATGGCGCGGCGCGACCGGATCTTCTACCGGATCACCGCGCCGGACGGGGGGCTCGTGACCGGATATGGGGACCTGCCCATCGCGGCTGGCGGCGAGCGCGAAGCGCTCTCCAGCTTCCGGAACGCCTCTTACAAGGATGCGCCGGTCCGGGTCGCCGTGCTGGACCGGCTGATATCGCATCCCCAGCTCTCCGGCTGGGTCAGGATCGCGGTCGCGCAGACCCGGGAGGAGCGCGACGGTCTGGCCAAGGACATCTTGGCCAACGCCTTCCTGCCGATCGCCCTGGCGGTCCTGGTCGGCGCGGGGCTGATCTGGTTCGGCGTCCGGCAGGCGCTGGCTCCGCTCGCCTACCTGGAGCAGGTGATCCGGGCGCGGCAGCCCCACGATCTCTCGCAGATAGCGATCCCGCCGCCGGCCGAGGTCTCGCAGCTCGTCCACGCGATCAACATCCTCCTGGCGCGGCTTCGGGGCAACCTGGATACCATGCAGACCTTCCTGGCCGACGCGGCGCACCAGATCCGCACGCCGCTCGCCAGCCTTCGGCTCCAGGCCGAACTGGCGGCGGACGAGCCGGATCCCGACATGGTCCGGCGCTCGGTACTGCGCATCCACCGCAACGCGGTCGAGGCGAGCCAGCTTACCAGCCAGCTGCTCAGCCACGCCATGGTGATCCACAGGCGCGAGGCGCTGGAGCCCGAAAGCGTCGATCTCGCCGCCCTGCTGGCCCATGTGGTCCAGCGCGCCGATGCGGTCAGCGAGCAGGCCGAGGTGAGCCTGGCCGTCGGCCGGGGAGCGGCGGAGGCACGGGTGCCGGGCGACCCGATCAGCCTCGTCGAAGCCTTCACCAACCTGGTCGACAATGCCGTCAAGTACGGCGGGGAGGGTGGTCCGGTCGAGGTCAGGATCGTGCTGCGGCCGGACGGCGGCGTGCGGGCCGAAGTGGCCGATCGGGGCCCCGGCATTCCGGACGCCGAAAAACAGCAGGTGCTTCAACGCTTCGGGCGCGGCAGCACCGGGACCGGAAAGGTCGGCAGCGGTCTCGGGCTCGCGATCGCCAAGGCCGTGGCGGATGCCCACGACGCCGAACTCGGCCTGTTCGATCGGACGGGCGGAGGGCTGGTCGTCCGGTTGGACTTCCCGTGTAGGCCACCCCTGGAGCGCCCTCGCGGATCGGCCGTCCCGGCGGCGCTGCTCGCCGCGGTTCTGGTCTGCTGGACGGCGTCGGACGCCAGGGCGGTCGAGACGGCCTATCCCGCGCCCGGGGAGTCCCGGGAAACGCTGCGGATCGACGCCGCCACGGATACCGGGGCGATGGAGCCGCTGATCCTGGATTTCCAGGCGGTGGATCCCGGCGTTACGATCGCCTATTCCGAGCTTACCACCCGCGAGCTGTACGATCGCACGGTCGCCGGAGCGTCCCGGGCCGACCTTGTCATCAGTTCGGCCGCGGACCTCCAGGTTAAGCTGATCAACGACGGCTATGCGCAGCCCTATGTCTCCAGCGAGACGCTGGCCCTGCCGGACTGGGCGAACTGGCGCGACGAGGCGTTCGGCTTCACTTACGAGCCGGCGGTGATCGTCTACAACCGCGACCTGGTGCCGGAATCCGAGGTGCCCAGGTCGCGCGACGAGCTGATCCGCCTGATCCGCGAGAACCGGGGCCGCTACGCCGGACGGGTCGCGACCTACGATCTCGCCACCAGCGGCATCGGTTATTTCTTCGCCAGCCAGGACTCCGTGCTGTTCAGCCAGTTCTGGCAGCTCGTCGCTACGTTGGGCAGCGCGCGGGCGCGGCTGGCCTGCTGCACCGGCGACATCCTTGCGATGATCAGGCGTGGCGAGGTGCTGATCGGCTACAACGTGCTGGGGTCCTACGCGAGGGCCCAGGCGGAGGCCGGGGCGCCGATCGGCATCGTCCTGCCGGAGGATTACACGCTGATCCTGTCCAGGGTCGCGATCATCCCGAAGACGGCGGAACGGGGGGATCTGGCCGGCCGATTCATCGACTACCTGCTGTCGGAACGCGGGCAGCGGGTGATCGCCGGACGGTCGGCGCTGTATGCCCTGTCTCCCCGCATCGAGGGCGAGGCGACTTCGGCCGGAGTCCGGCGGAGCACCGCGGGGCCGGTCATTCCGATCACGCTCAGCCCGGCCCTGCTGGTATTCCTCGACACGCTGAAGCGCGAACACTTCCTGCGCCAGTGGCACCTGGCCTTCCAGGCGCCCTGA